A window from Candidatus Bathyarchaeota archaeon encodes these proteins:
- a CDS encoding molybdopterin-binding protein, with protein MFKKLLSLDEAKKRIEEAFSPKPLRTEKIPLLKAVGRVLAEDVASPINVPPFHRSTVDGYAVRAEDTFGAEEDSPAALRLMGHVNVGEMSSLTVERGSTVEIVTGAPLPTNTDAVAMVENTTQKDGKILVYKPVARGENIMPSGSDIHKDETVLKRGTSVSSRELGVLAALGVMQVKVFKQPRVAIVSTGAEIVEPGKPLPPGKIYDINTTTLAAAVLESGGEPIGFGIVQDDDEELLKETLRKVIDVADAVITSGGVSVGPKDVVPQIIDKLGKPGLVVHGVAVKPGKPVAVAIIDSKPVFSLPGNPTSSLLMFHLLVRPILFRMAGKEEKPFATVKAIVTAKLFSARGRRTFVTVTLSRDNEGRWLASPVPTGQSGAITTLAKANGYVELKETQQFIEAREEVNVFLFKALED; from the coding sequence ATGTTTAAAAAACTGCTTAGTTTAGACGAAGCGAAAAAGAGAATTGAAGAAGCGTTTTCTCCAAAACCTCTTCGAACTGAAAAGATTCCTTTGCTGAAAGCTGTTGGACGTGTATTAGCTGAAGATGTGGCTTCTCCTATTAACGTTCCACCATTTCATCGCTCAACTGTGGACGGTTACGCAGTTAGAGCTGAAGACACGTTTGGCGCAGAAGAGGACAGTCCGGCGGCGTTAAGGTTGATGGGACATGTGAATGTGGGTGAAATGTCAAGTTTGACTGTGGAAAGAGGCAGCACAGTAGAGATTGTGACTGGTGCGCCGTTGCCTACTAATACAGATGCGGTCGCCATGGTGGAGAATACTACACAGAAAGATGGAAAAATTCTAGTTTACAAGCCTGTAGCGAGGGGTGAAAACATAATGCCGTCGGGCTCGGACATCCACAAAGATGAAACCGTGTTAAAGCGTGGAACTAGCGTGTCTTCTCGCGAGTTAGGAGTGTTAGCTGCATTAGGGGTCATGCAGGTGAAAGTGTTTAAGCAGCCTAGAGTTGCAATTGTCTCAACAGGAGCGGAAATTGTAGAGCCTGGTAAGCCTTTGCCTCCGGGAAAAATCTACGACATAAACACCACCACGTTAGCTGCAGCGGTTTTAGAAAGCGGTGGAGAACCAATTGGCTTTGGAATCGTTCAAGACGATGACGAAGAACTATTGAAGGAGACGCTGAGAAAAGTAATAGACGTTGCAGACGCTGTTATAACTTCGGGCGGAGTTTCTGTTGGACCAAAAGATGTTGTTCCACAAATTATAGACAAACTTGGGAAGCCTGGGTTGGTGGTTCACGGTGTGGCTGTCAAACCTGGAAAGCCCGTTGCAGTCGCAATCATAGATAGTAAACCAGTTTTTTCACTTCCAGGTAATCCTACTTCTTCGCTTCTAATGTTCCATCTGCTTGTTCGCCCTATACTTTTCAGGATGGCTGGAAAGGAGGAAAAACCGTTTGCCACCGTGAAGGCGATTGTTACAGCAAAGTTGTTTTCAGCACGGGGACGGCGAACTTTCGTCACTGTTACTCTTTCTCGTGACAATGAAGGTCGATGGCTGGCTTCTCCCGTTCCAACAGGGCAGTCAGGCGCCATCACCACGTTGGCAAAGGCTAATGGCTATGTGGAATTAAAGGAGACTCAACAATTTATTGAGGCTCGAGAAGAAGTTAACGTTTTTCTGTTCAAAGCTTTAGAAGATTGA